The Halobacterium litoreum genome includes a region encoding these proteins:
- a CDS encoding FAD-binding and (Fe-S)-binding domain-containing protein encodes MASNSERPARAAVDERSEYDYAGEDVERPALVAALRGRVDGEVRFDSYSRELYATDASAYEVTPVGVVFPADTEDVASVVSYCADRDLAVLPRGGGTSLAGQAVNEAVVLDFTRHMDSVVGVDPDAREARAEAGTVLADLNGRLAPHDLKFAPDPAAGDRSALGGAIGNNSTGAHSLKYGKTDAYVEECEVVLADGSVETFGEIEVAELRERADPESDDLLSRIYAGVREILDEHADEVEAQFPDLKRNVSGYNLDRLVEEAESGTVNLARLLAGSEGTLAVITEATVSLEPVPETKSVAFLTYDSVLDAVTDVQHVLDHDPAAVELVDDTLIDLAADTAEFEDVVALLPEGTRAALLVEFYAESDADGESKVADLLADRVGDVAFDALEAHDDTERKRFWKLRKSGLPILLSRTSDEKHISFIEDAAVPPEHLPEFVERFQQVLEANDTFASFYAHAGPGVLHVRPLVNTKSEAGIEAMANIADAVTDMVVEFGGSVSGEHGDGRARTQWNRKLYGDELWAAFRDLKTAFDPDWRLNPGQVCGDVSMTENLRFDPDYEFDAGFDSALRWENENGMQGMVELCHGCGGCRTSQENGGGVMCPTYRAADEEITSTRGRANALRQAMSGDLPDDPTGDEFATEVLDLCVGCKGCAKDCPSEVDMAKLKAEVEHARHEEHGAGLRERLFANVDTLARVGSALAPLSNRLADLPGARALLEETVGIARERSLPTFERETLRDWFDARGGARVSESEAVRRAVLFPDTYTNYSHPEVGKAAVRVLEAAGVRVDLADRTDSGRPAHSKGFLDKSRQTARRNVAALAPRVRDGWDVVVVEPSDAVMFQSDYRDLLGSNAAETVAGNAYGVCEYLDAFRLDEAVNWDAGSLGLAYHGHCHQKATKKDHHAVGVLRRAGYGVDALDSTCCGMAGSFGYEAEHHAMSTAIGDILVGQVGESDADLVVAPGASCRTQLGDLLDASFAASPTDRDGPPTPIEMLAAALDG; translated from the coding sequence ATGGCTTCGAACAGCGAGCGACCGGCGCGCGCGGCGGTCGACGAGCGGTCGGAATACGACTACGCGGGCGAGGACGTGGAGCGGCCCGCGCTCGTCGCGGCGCTCCGCGGGCGCGTCGACGGCGAGGTGCGCTTCGATTCGTACTCGCGGGAACTGTACGCGACCGACGCGTCGGCCTACGAGGTGACGCCGGTCGGCGTCGTCTTCCCGGCGGACACCGAGGACGTGGCGAGCGTGGTGTCGTACTGCGCGGACCGCGACCTCGCGGTGCTCCCGCGGGGCGGCGGCACGAGTCTCGCCGGGCAGGCGGTCAACGAGGCCGTCGTTCTCGATTTCACGCGTCACATGGACAGCGTGGTGGGCGTCGACCCGGACGCGCGGGAGGCGCGCGCCGAGGCCGGCACCGTGCTCGCCGACTTGAACGGCCGGCTCGCGCCCCACGATTTGAAGTTCGCGCCCGACCCGGCGGCGGGCGACCGGAGCGCGCTCGGGGGCGCCATCGGCAACAACTCGACTGGCGCCCACTCCCTGAAGTACGGGAAGACCGACGCCTACGTCGAGGAGTGCGAGGTCGTCCTCGCCGACGGCTCCGTCGAGACGTTCGGCGAAATCGAGGTGGCGGAACTCCGCGAGCGCGCGGACCCGGAGAGCGACGACCTCTTGTCCCGAATCTACGCGGGCGTCCGCGAAATTCTGGACGAGCACGCCGACGAGGTGGAAGCACAGTTTCCGGACCTGAAGCGCAACGTCTCGGGGTACAACCTCGACCGCCTCGTCGAGGAGGCCGAGTCGGGCACCGTGAACCTCGCGCGCCTGCTCGCCGGGAGCGAGGGGACACTCGCCGTCATCACGGAGGCCACCGTCTCCCTCGAACCCGTGCCGGAGACGAAGTCGGTCGCGTTCCTCACGTACGACAGCGTGCTCGACGCCGTCACCGACGTCCAGCACGTCCTCGACCACGACCCCGCCGCCGTCGAACTCGTCGACGACACCCTCATCGACTTGGCCGCCGACACCGCCGAGTTCGAGGACGTGGTCGCACTGCTCCCGGAGGGCACGCGGGCCGCGCTCCTCGTGGAGTTCTACGCCGAGAGCGACGCCGACGGCGAATCGAAGGTCGCGGACCTGCTCGCCGACCGGGTGGGCGACGTGGCCTTCGACGCGCTGGAGGCCCACGACGACACCGAACGCAAGCGCTTCTGGAAGCTCCGGAAGTCCGGTCTCCCGATTCTCCTCTCTCGGACGAGCGACGAGAAACACATCTCGTTCATCGAGGACGCCGCCGTCCCGCCCGAGCACCTCCCGGAGTTCGTGGAACGCTTCCAGCAGGTCTTGGAAGCCAACGACACGTTCGCGTCGTTCTACGCGCACGCCGGCCCCGGCGTCCTCCACGTTCGCCCGCTCGTGAACACCAAGTCCGAGGCGGGCATCGAGGCGATGGCGAACATCGCCGACGCGGTCACGGACATGGTCGTGGAGTTCGGCGGCTCCGTCTCCGGCGAGCACGGCGACGGCCGCGCCCGCACCCAGTGGAACCGCAAACTGTACGGCGACGAACTCTGGGCGGCGTTCCGCGACCTCAAGACCGCGTTCGACCCGGACTGGCGGCTGAATCCGGGGCAGGTCTGCGGGGACGTGTCGATGACGGAGAACCTGCGCTTCGACCCCGACTACGAGTTCGACGCCGGCTTCGATTCGGCGCTGCGCTGGGAGAACGAGAACGGGATGCAGGGGATGGTCGAACTCTGTCACGGCTGTGGCGGCTGTCGCACCAGCCAAGAGAACGGCGGCGGCGTGATGTGTCCGACGTACCGCGCCGCTGACGAGGAGATTACGAGCACGCGGGGGCGGGCGAACGCGCTCCGGCAGGCGATGAGCGGCGACCTGCCCGACGACCCGACCGGCGACGAGTTCGCGACCGAGGTGCTTGACCTCTGTGTCGGCTGCAAGGGCTGTGCGAAAGACTGCCCGAGCGAGGTGGACATGGCGAAACTCAAGGCGGAAGTCGAGCACGCGCGCCACGAGGAGCACGGCGCCGGTCTCCGCGAGCGCCTGTTCGCAAACGTCGACACGCTCGCCCGCGTCGGGAGCGCGCTCGCCCCGCTCTCGAATCGCCTCGCCGACCTGCCGGGCGCTCGCGCGCTGCTGGAGGAGACCGTCGGCATCGCCCGCGAGCGCTCGCTCCCGACGTTCGAACGGGAGACGCTCCGAGACTGGTTCGACGCTCGCGGCGGAGCGCGAGTGTCCGAGTCAGAGGCCGTCCGGCGCGCGGTGCTGTTCCCGGACACGTACACGAACTACAGCCACCCTGAGGTCGGGAAGGCGGCGGTGCGCGTACTGGAGGCGGCGGGCGTCCGCGTCGACCTCGCGGACCGCACCGACAGCGGGCGGCCCGCCCACTCCAAGGGCTTCCTCGACAAGTCGCGGCAGACGGCCCGCCGGAACGTCGCCGCGCTCGCGCCCCGCGTCCGCGACGGCTGGGACGTGGTTGTCGTCGAACCCTCCGACGCCGTGATGTTCCAATCAGACTACCGCGACCTGCTCGGGTCGAACGCGGCCGAGACGGTCGCCGGCAACGCGTACGGCGTCTGCGAGTACCTCGACGCCTTCCGCCTCGACGAGGCCGTGAACTGGGACGCCGGGAGCCTCGGCCTCGCGTACCACGGCCACTGCCACCAGAAGGCCACGAAGAAAGACCACCACGCGGTCGGCGTCCTGCGGCGCGCCGGCTACGGCGTCGACGCGCTCGACTCCACCTGTTGCGGGATGGCCGGGAGTTTCGGCTACGAGGCCGAACACCACGCGATGAGCACCGCCATCGGCGATATTCTCGTCGGGCAGGTCGGCGAGAGCGACGCCGACCTCGTGGTCGCGCCGGGGGCGTCCTGTCGCACCCAACTCGGCGACCTGCTCGACGCGTCGTTCGCCGCGTCGCCCACCGACCGCGACGGTCCGCCGACCCCGATAGAGATGCTCGCCGCGGCGCTCGACGGCTGA
- the phaC gene encoding class III poly(R)-hydroxyalkanoic acid synthase subunit PhaC, with the protein MRGALSGPAAFWDAAATLVERTADAPDAAETMQDVEVGQTPSEVVYSENKLDLLHYEPLTEQRHDTPILVVYALINRPYILDLQPDRSVVRRLLEDGFDVYLVDWGEPSKLDAALSLDDYVNRYIDNCVDVVRERSGVDSINLLGYCMGGTMSAMYTALHPEKVRNLALMAASLYFDETGGVLEEWGAEENFDPATLAETFGTIPATFFDAGFASMDPVENGVSKYIRLADNLEDEEFVENFARMERWLDDGIGMAGEVYREYLEDVYQDNKFAEGDLTIDGERVPLENLTMPMLQIVAEYDHLVPPTASRPFNDRVPSDDTEIMEVSAGHIGLSVGRTAHRELWPAVCEWFGARDGAANPGDLERVDGIGPRYAERLRDAGIENLAALAGADAGALAEQIDVAAGRIEDWMAQARDFAGE; encoded by the coding sequence ATGCGGGGTGCTCTCTCCGGGCCGGCGGCGTTCTGGGACGCCGCGGCGACGCTCGTCGAACGGACCGCGGACGCGCCCGACGCCGCCGAGACGATGCAGGACGTCGAGGTCGGGCAGACGCCCTCGGAGGTCGTCTACAGCGAGAACAAACTCGACCTCCTGCACTACGAGCCACTAACCGAGCAGCGCCACGACACCCCGATTCTCGTGGTGTACGCGCTCATCAACCGCCCGTACATCCTCGATTTGCAGCCGGACCGGAGCGTCGTGCGGCGCCTCCTCGAGGACGGCTTCGACGTCTACCTCGTCGACTGGGGCGAGCCGTCGAAGTTAGACGCGGCGCTGTCGCTTGACGACTACGTGAACCGGTACATCGACAACTGCGTGGACGTGGTGCGGGAGCGCTCGGGCGTCGACTCGATAAATCTGCTCGGCTACTGCATGGGCGGCACGATGAGCGCGATGTACACCGCGCTCCACCCCGAGAAGGTGCGGAATCTGGCGCTGATGGCGGCGAGCCTCTACTTCGACGAGACGGGCGGCGTCTTAGAGGAGTGGGGCGCCGAGGAGAATTTCGACCCGGCGACGCTCGCGGAGACGTTCGGGACGATTCCGGCGACGTTCTTCGACGCGGGGTTCGCGTCGATGGACCCCGTCGAGAACGGCGTGTCGAAGTACATCCGCCTCGCGGACAACCTCGAGGACGAGGAGTTCGTGGAGAACTTCGCGCGCATGGAGCGCTGGCTCGACGACGGCATCGGGATGGCCGGCGAGGTGTACCGCGAGTACCTCGAAGACGTCTACCAGGACAACAAGTTCGCCGAGGGCGACCTCACAATCGACGGCGAACGCGTCCCGCTGGAGAATCTGACGATGCCGATGCTCCAGATCGTCGCGGAGTACGACCACCTCGTCCCGCCGACCGCGAGCCGGCCGTTCAACGACCGCGTGCCGAGCGACGACACCGAAATCATGGAGGTGTCGGCGGGCCACATCGGGCTGTCGGTCGGCCGCACCGCCCACCGGGAACTGTGGCCGGCGGTCTGCGAGTGGTTCGGGGCACGCGACGGCGCCGCGAACCCCGGCGACCTCGAACGCGTCGACGGCATCGGCCCGCGGTACGCCGAGCGCCTGCGCGACGCCGGTATCGAGAATCTCGCTGCGCTCGCGGGCGCGGACGCCGGCGCGCTCGCCGAACAGATCGACGTGGCCGCGGGGCGCATCGAAGACTGGATGGCGCAGGCGCGCGACTTCGCCGGCGAGTAG
- a CDS encoding poly(R)-hydroxyalkanoic acid synthase subunit PhaE, giving the protein MSSDTPGMEWFERVAEVNRQYADAAEQTMNAQSRFVDAWLDSVDQLTRQNRADETAASVANAYEVWMQAADDALEQVTDVVEGEDVDVERFRDTWLNAANRAFKETMETSAFAYATGQGLDDALELRQQFDDITEDAVHEMGLPTEGDVTEIGERLVELERRQHAVEQRLDRILDAVETEGE; this is encoded by the coding sequence GTGAGTAGCGATACGCCCGGCATGGAGTGGTTCGAGCGCGTCGCCGAGGTGAACCGCCAGTACGCGGACGCCGCCGAGCAGACGATGAACGCGCAGTCGCGGTTCGTGGACGCGTGGCTGGACTCCGTCGACCAACTCACCCGGCAGAACCGCGCGGACGAGACGGCGGCGTCGGTGGCGAACGCCTACGAGGTGTGGATGCAGGCCGCCGACGACGCCCTCGAACAGGTGACAGACGTGGTCGAGGGCGAGGACGTCGACGTCGAGCGCTTCCGGGACACGTGGCTGAACGCCGCGAACCGCGCGTTCAAGGAGACGATGGAGACGTCGGCGTTCGCGTACGCGACCGGGCAGGGCCTCGACGACGCGCTCGAACTCCGCCAGCAGTTCGACGACATCACCGAGGACGCCGTCCACGAGATGGGGCTGCCGACGGAGGGCGACGTGACCGAAATCGGGGAGCGCCTCGTGGAACTGGAGCGCCGCCAGCACGCCGTCGAACAGCGCCTCGACCGAATCCTCGACGCGGTAGAGACCGAGGGGGAGTGA
- a CDS encoding AbrB/MazE/SpoVT family DNA-binding domain-containing protein yields the protein MPDNYDSTWPPAAFARDVQTAGERAFEQQTEFMRRMLAPSMDAGLGGLDAMSRTTATFKTRVQSGGRISIPDAEREALGIEEGDIVQTVVIPLETRGDGDE from the coding sequence ATGCCCGACAACTACGACTCGACGTGGCCGCCGGCGGCGTTCGCACGCGACGTGCAGACGGCCGGCGAGCGCGCGTTCGAACAGCAGACGGAGTTCATGCGCCGGATGCTCGCGCCGTCGATGGACGCCGGACTCGGCGGCCTCGACGCGATGAGCCGGACGACGGCGACGTTCAAGACGCGCGTCCAGAGCGGCGGGCGCATCAGCATCCCGGACGCCGAACGCGAGGCCCTCGGCATCGAGGAGGGCGACATCGTCCAGACCGTCGTCATCCCCCTCGAAACGCGGGGTGACGGCGATGAGTGA
- a CDS encoding MaoC family dehydratase: MDQFTGDPVTTWARATDQWLRFSTDVVQRAAEANRAAAAAFGFAQADAERRDSTLPSMAYRRDDWTFECTVDSREDIGVGEHVSFSKELTDDDVRAFAKASGDTNRLHLDDEFAARTRFGERIAHGTLVSGLVSAALARLPGLTIYLEQDVEYLAPVPIGERATATCEVVENLGGDRYRLTTVVTDGDGDAVVDGEAIVLVDELPA, translated from the coding sequence ATGGACCAGTTCACGGGCGACCCGGTCACGACGTGGGCGCGCGCGACAGACCAGTGGCTCCGCTTTTCCACCGACGTCGTGCAGCGCGCCGCGGAAGCGAACCGCGCGGCCGCCGCCGCGTTCGGATTCGCTCAGGCCGACGCCGAACGCCGCGACTCGACGCTCCCGTCGATGGCGTATCGGCGCGACGACTGGACGTTCGAGTGTACCGTCGACTCGCGCGAGGACATCGGCGTCGGCGAACACGTCTCCTTCTCGAAGGAACTCACGGACGACGACGTGCGCGCGTTCGCGAAGGCGAGTGGCGACACGAACCGCCTCCACCTCGACGACGAGTTCGCCGCGCGCACCCGGTTCGGCGAACGCATCGCCCACGGCACGCTCGTCAGCGGCCTCGTCAGCGCCGCGCTCGCCCGCCTCCCCGGACTCACCATCTACCTCGAACAGGACGTGGAGTACCTCGCGCCCGTCCCCATCGGGGAGCGAGCGACCGCGACCTGCGAGGTGGTCGAGAACCTCGGCGGCGACCGCTACCGACTCACCACCGTCGTCACCGACGGCGACGGCGACGCGGTCGTGGACGGCGAAGCAATCGTTCTCGTGGACGAACTCCCGGCCTGA
- a CDS encoding HTH domain-containing protein, giving the protein MQELATEATARRHRADRGDAPESEASASDETASERPSTSGDGGGRDESVSPSEAAEGTDRRDDATATTPHVRLYVRGSSVAHDRESAVLEALEALADDGVIDAVNVHTWPEKVSLRSAGTARTDVLDTYQRFEAWADDHDVSIRPPFVVRQVDSSITRERDEVLVTPALCLTVWDGDDLVGVYPCNHEDGVETVEDGLANVADGAAASARRLAARVASEDRPVTPDGRLERPFREVQPDE; this is encoded by the coding sequence ATGCAAGAGTTAGCGACAGAAGCGACTGCCCGGCGTCACCGGGCGGACCGGGGCGACGCGCCGGAAAGCGAGGCGTCGGCGAGCGACGAGACGGCGAGCGAGCGCCCCAGCACGTCCGGCGACGGCGGCGGCCGCGACGAATCGGTCTCGCCGAGCGAGGCCGCGGAAGGCACCGACCGCCGCGACGACGCGACTGCCACCACGCCGCACGTGCGACTGTACGTGCGCGGGTCCTCGGTCGCCCACGACCGCGAATCGGCGGTCCTCGAAGCACTCGAAGCGCTCGCCGACGACGGCGTCATCGACGCGGTGAACGTCCACACGTGGCCCGAGAAGGTGAGCCTGCGGTCGGCGGGCACCGCGCGCACCGACGTTCTCGACACGTACCAGCGCTTCGAGGCGTGGGCGGACGACCACGACGTGTCGATTCGACCGCCGTTCGTCGTGCGGCAGGTCGACTCCTCGATTACGCGTGAGCGCGACGAGGTGCTCGTGACGCCCGCGCTCTGTCTCACCGTCTGGGACGGCGACGACCTCGTCGGCGTCTACCCCTGCAACCACGAGGACGGCGTGGAGACCGTCGAGGACGGACTGGCGAACGTCGCCGACGGCGCCGCCGCGAGCGCTCGCCGGCTGGCGGCTCGGGTCGCGTCCGAGGACCGGCCCGTGACGCCCGACGGCCGCCTCGAACGCCCGTTCCGGGAGGTGCAGCCCGATGAGTAG
- a CDS encoding 3-oxoacyl-ACP reductase family protein: MSSDLRESRAGQTDAERSELLADQTCVVTGASRGIGRRIATEFAGHGADVVVNYHSSPDAAESVADAIETAGGTATAVQADVADFEATAAFADRVRDEFGAVDVLVNNAGVNVDKRFERLTPEDWQRVVDVNLGGAFNCTKAFYDDLKEAEHGRVVNISSVVGQQGNFGQVNYAASKSGLFGFTKSLALELAPHGTTANCVAPGFTATDMADSIPEHVHDRICERIPLNRFASVDEIVPVVRFLASEESSYVTGEIVNVNGGMHG; the protein is encoded by the coding sequence ATGAGTAGCGACCTCCGCGAGTCCCGCGCCGGACAGACCGACGCCGAGCGCTCCGAACTGCTGGCGGACCAGACGTGCGTCGTCACGGGCGCGTCCCGCGGCATCGGGCGTCGCATCGCCACCGAGTTCGCGGGACACGGCGCGGACGTCGTCGTGAACTACCACTCGTCGCCGGACGCCGCCGAGTCGGTCGCCGACGCCATCGAGACGGCGGGCGGCACGGCGACGGCGGTGCAGGCGGACGTCGCTGACTTCGAGGCGACGGCGGCGTTCGCCGACCGCGTCCGCGACGAGTTCGGGGCCGTGGACGTGCTCGTGAACAACGCCGGCGTGAACGTCGACAAGCGCTTCGAGCGCCTGACGCCCGAGGACTGGCAGCGCGTCGTCGACGTGAACCTCGGCGGCGCGTTCAACTGCACGAAGGCGTTCTACGACGACCTGAAGGAGGCCGAGCACGGGCGCGTCGTGAACATCTCCAGCGTGGTCGGCCAGCAGGGGAACTTCGGACAGGTGAACTACGCCGCCTCGAAGAGCGGCCTGTTCGGGTTCACGAAGTCACTCGCGCTCGAACTCGCGCCCCACGGCACCACCGCGAACTGCGTCGCGCCGGGGTTCACGGCGACGGACATGGCCGACTCCATCCCGGAACACGTCCACGACCGCATCTGCGAGCGCATCCCCCTGAACCGGTTCGCGTCGGTGGACGAAATCGTTCCCGTCGTGCGCTTTCTCGCGAGCGAGGAGTCGTCGTACGTCACCGGCGAAATCGTCAACGTGAACGGTGGGATGCATGGCTGA
- a CDS encoding universal stress protein gives MADAGESASRERLYRNILVPTDGSDGARRGTRHALDIGNQYGATIHALHVVDERTEAQTPALGSEELLIEKLETEAEDVLEAVVTEAEQLGLEAVARSCRGVPHDEIRRYAEEHDIDLIVMGMHGRGGASRPHIGSTTERLMRTSNVPVLPV, from the coding sequence ATGGCTGACGCCGGCGAGAGCGCGTCCCGCGAGCGCCTCTACCGGAACATCCTCGTGCCGACCGACGGGAGCGATGGCGCTCGCCGCGGGACGCGACACGCCCTCGACATCGGGAACCAGTACGGCGCGACGATTCACGCGCTGCACGTCGTCGACGAGCGCACGGAAGCCCAGACGCCCGCGCTCGGGAGCGAGGAACTCCTCATCGAGAAACTGGAGACGGAGGCAGAGGACGTGCTCGAGGCGGTGGTGACGGAGGCCGAGCAACTCGGCTTGGAGGCGGTCGCGCGGTCCTGCCGGGGCGTCCCGCACGACGAGATTCGGCGGTACGCCGAGGAGCACGACATCGACCTCATCGTGATGGGGATGCACGGACGGGGCGGCGCGAGCAGGCCGCACATCGGCAGCACGACCGAGCGCCTCATGCGCACGTCCAACGTCCCGGTGTTGCCGGTGTGA
- a CDS encoding pyridoxamine 5'-phosphate oxidase family protein, whose amino-acid sequence MSVPEEAEDLIAGAPVSAHVATSVDDRPHAAPVWYGYRDGVVSFITGGRKLANARENPRVALSIERARDGDVAWNVTLLGRASVVDDADRIEAASDWIYDKYDGEGDEPSEETGAGGDTAVDGGAVRDEDAAGAEESGYALVEVTVGSASWAVYD is encoded by the coding sequence ATGAGCGTCCCCGAGGAAGCCGAGGACCTGATTGCCGGCGCGCCGGTGAGCGCGCACGTCGCCACGTCGGTCGACGACCGCCCGCACGCCGCGCCCGTGTGGTACGGCTACCGGGACGGCGTCGTCTCCTTCATCACTGGCGGGCGGAAACTCGCGAACGCCCGCGAGAACCCGCGAGTCGCGCTGTCCATCGAGCGAGCGCGAGACGGCGACGTGGCCTGGAACGTGACGCTGCTCGGTCGCGCATCGGTCGTGGACGACGCTGACCGAATCGAGGCGGCGTCGGACTGGATTTACGACAAGTACGACGGCGAGGGCGACGAACCGAGCGAGGAGACGGGGGCGGGCGGCGACACCGCGGTCGACGGCGGCGCGGTTCGAGACGAGGACGCGGCGGGCGCCGAGGAGTCGGGGTACGCGCTGGTCGAGGTGACCGTCGGGTCGGCGTCGTGGGCGGTCTACGACTGA
- a CDS encoding thrombospondin type 3 repeat-containing protein — MSRRSTGLVVVAVVVLSVVVAPAAATHSDEVNSGVLDVDVTGPGNATVENGVQVVWRGERTDFVAHVGDYVSESDSYYETYYVRLTTDPDASYDPHTEESLAVERVELGELETRDVTLSVAPNEIPEGRQTLYVSMYRPGVRSASRVNQTTVDLVSVYKGGDRDGDGLLNAEEVEWGTEFVVDPTDDRPGERTGKDPDNLLDDNIDTDDDGLTDGHEVKTFGTNPLVKDTDGDGVTDPEEVRAGTNPAANDTDGDDLDDPTEIQNASSPTAKDTDMDGLSDPVEERVGTDPTDRDTDGDGLADGTEYFELASSPLVADTDGDGLDDAEEVSRFGTNPAKPDTDGDGIPDGREVLLGTDPTEPTDDPTADASDDAAATTDAETSTDSTDEAADTRTATSLFGADLLGGAARLLTDLLGVFA, encoded by the coding sequence ATGTCTCGTCGCTCGACTGGACTGGTGGTGGTCGCCGTCGTAGTGCTGTCGGTAGTCGTGGCTCCCGCGGCCGCCACCCACAGCGACGAGGTGAACTCCGGCGTGCTCGACGTCGACGTGACCGGCCCCGGCAACGCCACCGTCGAGAACGGCGTGCAGGTCGTCTGGCGCGGCGAACGCACCGACTTCGTCGCGCACGTCGGGGACTACGTCTCCGAGTCGGACTCCTACTACGAGACGTACTACGTCCGACTGACGACCGACCCGGACGCGTCCTACGACCCCCACACCGAGGAGTCGCTGGCCGTCGAACGCGTCGAACTCGGCGAACTTGAGACGCGTGACGTCACGCTCTCGGTCGCACCGAACGAGATTCCCGAGGGGCGACAGACCCTCTACGTCAGCATGTACCGGCCGGGCGTCCGGTCGGCGTCCCGCGTCAACCAGACCACCGTCGACCTCGTGTCGGTCTACAAGGGCGGCGACCGGGACGGCGACGGCCTGCTGAACGCGGAGGAGGTCGAGTGGGGGACCGAGTTCGTGGTCGACCCGACGGACGACCGGCCGGGCGAACGCACCGGCAAGGACCCCGACAACCTACTCGACGACAACATCGACACGGACGACGACGGACTCACCGACGGCCACGAGGTGAAGACGTTCGGCACGAACCCGCTCGTGAAGGACACCGACGGCGACGGCGTCACCGACCCCGAGGAGGTGCGCGCGGGAACGAACCCGGCGGCGAACGACACGGACGGCGACGACCTGGACGACCCGACCGAGATTCAGAACGCGTCGTCGCCCACCGCGAAGGACACCGACATGGACGGGCTCTCGGACCCCGTCGAGGAGCGCGTCGGCACCGACCCGACCGACCGGGACACGGACGGCGACGGGCTGGCCGACGGCACGGAGTACTTCGAACTCGCGAGCAGTCCGCTCGTCGCCGACACGGACGGCGACGGCCTCGACGACGCCGAGGAGGTGTCCCGCTTCGGCACGAACCCGGCCAAGCCCGACACGGACGGCGACGGCATCCCGGACGGCCGCGAGGTGTTACTCGGCACGGACCCGACGGAGCCGACCGACGACCCGACGGCGGACGCGAGCGACGACGCGGCCGCCACCACCGACGCCGAGACGTCGACCGATTCGACCGACGAGGCGGCCGACACGCGCACTGCGACGTCGCTGTTCGGCGCCGACCTGCTGGGCGGCGCCGCGCGCCTCCTGACCGACCTCCTGGGGGTGTTCGCGTGA